The sequence ATACAACGCGCAGGTCCAGCACGATCTGCGCAACAGCGTGTGGGTCAACGGCGGCTGCGCGTCCTGGTACAAAGACCACCACGGCAACATCACCACTCTGTGGCCGGGATTCACGTTCAACTTCCGTCGTATCACCAGGCAGTTCGACATCGCGGCCTACGATGTGGAGCGTCGCGGCGCGCGGGACGCCGGCGCCGAACCCGCTGTCCCGCAGTCCGCACCGGCCACCGCCTGATCGCCGCATCACACCGAACCGAGGAGTACACATGAAGGACTTTCGCGACAAAGTCGTCGTCATCACCGGCGCGGGGTCGGGTATGGGCCGTGATCTCGCGGTCAAACTCGCACGCAAGGGCGCCAAACTCGCCATCTCGGACATGAACCCGGATGGGTTGGCGACGACCGAGAAACTCGTCGCCGAGACCGGCGCCGCGGTCCACGCCCAGCTGCTCAACGTCGCCGAGCGTGAAGCTGTGCTCGACTACGCGGAAACCGTTGTGGCCCACTACGGCAAGGTCAACGTGATCTTCAACAACGCCGGGATCGCCCACCACGGGGAGATCGAACGTACCGAGTTCAAGGACATCGAGCGCGTCATGGATGTCGACTACTGGGGCGTGGTCAACGGCACCAAGGCGTTCCTGCCGCACATCATCGCGTCCGGCGACGGACACATCGTCAACACGTCGTCGCTGTTCGGGTTGCTCTCCGAACCCGGCCAGGCCGCGTACAACTCGGCGAAGTTCGCCGTGCGCGGCTTCACCGAGTCCCTCAACCAGGAGATGATCCTGGCCAAGCACCCGGTCAAGGTCACGTGTGTGC is a genomic window of Gordonia sp. SID5947 containing:
- a CDS encoding SDR family oxidoreductase — encoded protein: MKDFRDKVVVITGAGSGMGRDLAVKLARKGAKLAISDMNPDGLATTEKLVAETGAAVHAQLLNVAEREAVLDYAETVVAHYGKVNVIFNNAGIAHHGEIERTEFKDIERVMDVDYWGVVNGTKAFLPHIIASGDGHIVNTSSLFGLLSEPGQAAYNSAKFAVRGFTESLNQEMILAKHPVKVTCVHPGGIKTAIARNATTSGDHDQKKSAEFFDRYLARMTSEDAADVIINGVQKNRARVLVGADAKLLDLWVRLVASGYQGITARVTGWALGKAK